A stretch of Corynebacterium timonense DNA encodes these proteins:
- a CDS encoding glycosyltransferase family 87 protein: MAPDPAARVQPGRTEPLAQGWVGFLGGPLGRFAVPGRASFWTPLRAILALAWVFLSLGVLSKANCAGGSPDENGVLQLDWSGARQYTSFCYNDIVPLYHGRGLDQPGFAYDYSWVEDGVTRYMEYPVLAGVFQNIMGAIARSTSGLVAGVLPEVGWYFYLTAFVMAVLWVATARMVAELAGNRVWDTLLVVGSPLLITHAFTNWDIPSIFFLVAALLAARNRRFWLAGVLIGLGTAFKLWPLFVLGAYVTLALRTRQWLPFAKMAGAAALTWVAVNLPVYLRNPEGWAEFNRLNTERGWEWTTIYAVISRITGWGGFDGEGTPVILNMVTLVLFASGCVFTLILGLRAPRDPRVAELLFLIVAFFLLFNKVWSPQYSLWLVVPAVLALPRWRLLLAWMTMDMMVWPILMWHLLGVDNNGLPGEAVNVIVIARDAFVVAMVILVVRQMLGRSKDAVAAAHGGHDPLLTTPAQWGRP, from the coding sequence ATGGCACCCGACCCGGCGGCGCGCGTTCAGCCGGGCCGCACCGAGCCGCTCGCCCAGGGCTGGGTGGGCTTCCTCGGGGGCCCGCTCGGCCGTTTCGCTGTGCCCGGCCGGGCGTCCTTCTGGACGCCGCTGCGCGCGATCCTGGCGCTGGCCTGGGTGTTTTTGTCGCTCGGCGTGCTCAGCAAGGCGAACTGCGCCGGAGGTAGCCCCGACGAGAACGGGGTGCTCCAGCTGGACTGGTCGGGAGCGCGCCAGTACACCTCGTTCTGCTACAACGACATCGTCCCGCTCTACCACGGGCGCGGCCTCGACCAGCCCGGATTCGCCTACGACTACTCCTGGGTCGAGGACGGCGTCACCCGGTACATGGAGTACCCGGTGCTTGCCGGCGTCTTCCAAAACATCATGGGCGCCATTGCCCGCTCGACCTCCGGCCTCGTCGCCGGCGTGCTCCCGGAGGTGGGCTGGTACTTCTATCTCACCGCCTTCGTCATGGCGGTGCTGTGGGTGGCCACGGCCCGGATGGTCGCCGAGCTGGCCGGTAACCGAGTGTGGGACACGCTGCTTGTCGTCGGCAGCCCGCTGCTGATCACCCACGCGTTCACCAACTGGGACATCCCCTCAATCTTCTTCCTGGTCGCGGCCCTCCTCGCGGCGCGGAACCGGCGCTTCTGGCTCGCCGGCGTGCTGATCGGGCTGGGCACCGCGTTCAAGCTGTGGCCCCTGTTTGTCCTCGGCGCGTACGTCACGTTGGCGCTGCGCACACGCCAGTGGCTGCCCTTCGCAAAGATGGCCGGCGCTGCGGCGCTGACGTGGGTTGCCGTCAACCTCCCCGTCTACCTGCGCAACCCCGAGGGGTGGGCCGAGTTCAACCGGCTCAATACCGAGCGCGGCTGGGAGTGGACGACGATCTACGCGGTGATTTCCCGCATCACCGGCTGGGGCGGCTTCGACGGGGAGGGGACCCCGGTGATCCTCAACATGGTGACGCTCGTGCTCTTCGCCTCGGGCTGCGTGTTCACGCTCATCCTCGGGCTGAGGGCACCGCGGGACCCTCGGGTGGCCGAGCTGCTTTTTCTCATCGTGGCGTTCTTCCTGCTGTTCAACAAGGTGTGGAGCCCCCAGTACTCGCTGTGGCTTGTCGTCCCCGCGGTGCTCGCCCTGCCTCGCTGGCGGCTGCTTTTGGCGTGGATGACGATGGATATGATGGTGTGGCCCATCCTCATGTGGCACCTGCTTGGCGTGGACAACAACGGCCTACCCGGGGAGGCCGTCAACGTCATCGTCATCGCCCGCGACGCCTTCGTCGTTGCGATGGTCATCCTCGTGGTGCGCCAGATGCTAGGCCGGTCGAAGGACGCGGTCGCGGCGGCCCACGGCGGCCACGACCCGCTCCTGACCACCCCAGCGCAGTGGGGGCGGCCATGA
- the rpsF gene encoding 30S ribosomal protein S6 gives MRSVRHYEVMIILDPQQDERTVAPSLDKFLEIVRKDNGTVEKVDVWGKRRLAYPINKKEEGFYAVVNLECEADTVGEFDRVLNLNDNILRTKVLRTDK, from the coding sequence ATGAGGTCCGTGCGTCACTACGAAGTAATGATCATCCTCGACCCGCAGCAGGATGAGCGCACCGTTGCCCCGTCCCTGGACAAGTTCCTGGAGATCGTCCGCAAGGACAACGGCACGGTAGAGAAGGTTGATGTCTGGGGCAAGCGCCGTCTGGCCTACCCGATCAACAAGAAGGAAGAGGGCTTCTACGCTGTTGTGAACCTCGAGTGCGAGGCCGACACCGTGGGCGAGTTCGACCGTGTCCTGAACCTGAACGACAACATCCTGCGCACCAAGGTTCTGCGCACCGACAAGTAA
- a CDS encoding single-stranded DNA-binding protein gives MAQGETPITVIGNLVADPELRFTAAGAPVANFRVASTPRTFNRDTNQWEDGESLFLTCNVWRQTAENVAESLTKGMRVIVQGRLRQRSFQTREGENRTVFEVEVDEVGPSLKYATASVTRTPREGGQGGYGGGQQQSRPQQGGGFGGGQQQSRPQQGGGFSGGQQQGGNRQPENDPWNSAPPAGGFGGMDDEPPF, from the coding sequence ATGGCCCAAGGAGAAACCCCCATCACCGTTATCGGCAACCTCGTTGCCGACCCGGAGTTGCGGTTCACCGCGGCGGGGGCCCCGGTGGCGAACTTCCGTGTCGCCTCCACCCCCCGTACATTCAACCGCGACACGAACCAGTGGGAGGACGGCGAGTCCCTGTTTTTGACGTGCAACGTGTGGCGTCAGACAGCGGAAAACGTCGCCGAGTCCCTCACCAAGGGCATGCGCGTGATCGTGCAGGGCCGCCTGCGCCAGCGTTCCTTCCAGACCCGCGAGGGCGAAAACCGCACCGTGTTCGAGGTGGAGGTCGACGAGGTCGGCCCCTCCCTGAAGTACGCGACCGCGTCCGTGACCCGCACGCCGCGTGAGGGCGGCCAAGGCGGGTACGGCGGCGGCCAGCAGCAGTCGCGCCCGCAGCAGGGCGGCGGTTTCGGTGGCGGCCAGCAGCAGTCGCGCCCGCAGCAGGGCGGCGGTTTCAGCGGCGGCCAGCAGCAGGGCGGCAACCGGCAGCCTGAGAACGACCCGTGGAATTCTGCACCCCCCGCCGGCGGCTTCGGCGGGATGGACGACGAGCCCCCGTTCTAA
- the rplI gene encoding 50S ribosomal protein L9, producing MKLILTAAVDNLGEPGDVVEVKDGYGRNFLLPRGLAIPATRGAEKQIEDIKRVQTERQVRDLDHAKELRDQLDQLTGVKVTVRTANNGKLFGSVKPGDIADAVKAAGGPSLDKRRIDVPKGLITKTGGYQVKVNLHDDVEGKVNFEVAGA from the coding sequence ATGAAGCTGATCCTCACCGCTGCCGTTGATAACCTTGGCGAACCCGGCGACGTTGTCGAGGTCAAGGACGGCTACGGACGTAACTTCCTGCTCCCGCGCGGCCTGGCGATCCCGGCCACCCGCGGCGCAGAGAAGCAGATCGAAGACATCAAGCGCGTTCAGACTGAGCGCCAGGTCCGCGACCTGGACCACGCCAAGGAGCTGCGCGACCAGCTTGACCAGCTGACCGGCGTGAAGGTCACGGTTCGCACCGCGAACAACGGCAAGCTGTTCGGCTCCGTCAAGCCGGGCGACATCGCCGACGCGGTCAAGGCCGCCGGCGGCCCCTCGCTGGACAAGCGCCGCATCGATGTGCCGAAGGGCCTCATCACCAAGACCGGCGGCTACCAGGTGAAGGTGAACCTCCACGACGACGTGGAGGGCAAGGTGAACTTCGAGGTCGCAGGCGCCTAA
- the dnaB gene encoding replicative DNA helicase: protein MAGAHAAGSANSGDFGAFADTDDDYVLPPEPAEPGYSRDRSDSGRFDRFDRDRGDLREYRQPPHDERAERGVLGAMLLSPDTVVDVTDTLRAEDFYYPAHQLIFGAVVELFSQGSDIDVLIVVGRLDRLNQLERVGGAPYLHTLISEVPTAANARYYADIVAEKSLLRQLVNAGTRVVQYGYEGDEGMEVEQIVDRAQQEVFAVSRKKAGEDYKSLSELLKPTIDELALIEQGGGLEQGVPTGFLDLDRLTNGLHAGQMVIIAARPGVGKSTLALDFMRSCSIAHGKTSVIFSLEMSASEIIMRMLSAETEIKLAAMRSGQMAEADWEKLTQRLTEIQDAPLFIDDSPNLTMMEIRKKARDLKRSHGLDLIVLDYLQLMSSGRKVESRQQEVSEFSRSLKLLAKELEVPVIAISQLNRGPEARTDKKPQLADLRESGSLEQDADMVFLLYRPDSQNQDDERAGEADIIVAKHRGGPIDTIPVAHQLHYSRFVNMAHG, encoded by the coding sequence ATGGCAGGCGCACACGCGGCGGGCTCCGCGAACTCGGGCGATTTCGGGGCGTTCGCGGACACCGACGACGACTACGTCCTTCCGCCGGAGCCGGCGGAGCCGGGCTACTCGCGCGACCGCTCTGACAGTGGCCGCTTCGACCGTTTCGACCGTGACCGGGGAGACCTGCGCGAGTACAGGCAGCCGCCGCACGACGAGCGCGCCGAGCGCGGCGTCCTCGGCGCCATGCTGCTCAGCCCCGACACGGTTGTCGACGTGACCGACACGCTGCGCGCCGAGGACTTCTACTACCCGGCGCACCAGCTCATCTTTGGCGCGGTCGTCGAACTGTTTTCCCAGGGCAGCGACATCGACGTCCTCATTGTCGTCGGCCGCCTCGACCGCCTCAACCAGCTGGAACGCGTCGGCGGTGCGCCCTACCTGCATACCCTCATCTCAGAGGTGCCCACCGCCGCGAACGCGCGCTACTACGCGGACATCGTGGCGGAGAAGTCGTTGCTGCGCCAGCTGGTCAACGCCGGCACCCGCGTCGTGCAGTACGGCTACGAGGGCGACGAGGGCATGGAGGTCGAGCAGATCGTCGACCGCGCCCAGCAGGAGGTCTTTGCCGTCTCCCGCAAGAAGGCGGGGGAGGACTATAAATCCCTGTCGGAGCTGCTCAAGCCCACCATCGACGAGCTGGCGCTCATCGAACAGGGCGGCGGGCTGGAGCAGGGCGTGCCCACGGGCTTCCTCGATCTCGACCGTCTGACCAACGGCCTTCACGCAGGGCAGATGGTCATCATCGCCGCGCGACCCGGCGTGGGCAAGTCCACACTGGCGCTCGATTTCATGCGCTCCTGCTCGATCGCTCACGGCAAGACCTCGGTCATTTTTTCGCTGGAGATGAGCGCCTCCGAGATCATCATGCGCATGCTGTCGGCCGAGACGGAGATCAAGCTCGCCGCCATGCGCTCGGGCCAGATGGCGGAGGCGGACTGGGAGAAGCTGACGCAGCGGCTCACCGAGATCCAGGACGCGCCGCTGTTTATCGACGACTCGCCGAACCTGACCATGATGGAGATCCGCAAAAAGGCCCGCGACCTCAAGCGCAGCCACGGTCTCGACCTCATCGTGCTGGACTACCTGCAGCTCATGAGCTCCGGGCGCAAGGTGGAGTCGCGCCAGCAGGAGGTGTCGGAGTTCTCCCGCAGCCTCAAGCTGCTGGCCAAGGAGCTTGAGGTCCCGGTCATCGCTATTTCCCAGCTCAACCGTGGCCCGGAGGCGCGCACCGACAAGAAACCGCAGCTGGCTGACCTGCGCGAATCGGGCTCGCTCGAGCAGGACGCGGACATGGTGTTCCTTCTCTACCGCCCGGACTCGCAGAACCAAGACGACGAGCGCGCAGGCGAGGCCGACATCATCGTGGCGAAGCACCGCGGCGGGCCGATCGACACCATACCGGTCGCGCACCAGCTGCACTACTCGCGCTTTGTCAACATGGCCCACGGCTAA
- a CDS encoding MFS transporter encodes MHEPASPALTRTERLDRLPVTAKHRRVLFGSGIGWALDAMDVGLVSFVIAALAVHWNLEATTTSWIASAGFIGMAVGASLAGLAADKLGRRHVFALTLVVYGLATGASALAGSVAVLIALRFLTGLGLGGELPVASTLVSEFSPRRVRGRLVVVLEAFWAVGWILAAVIGTFVVSQGENGWRWGLALGAVPAAYAIVVRLGLPESVRFLESKGRHEEAEAVVRSFEESAPQSRDDAPPPAHHDEPRGGIWGPDLWRRTLPFWVVWFCVSLSYYGAFTWIPSLLVGQGFTLVRSFSFTLVITLAQLPGYAAAAWLIERWGRRVTLSVFLAGSAVAAFLYGMAGAPWQIIAAGCLLSFFNLGAWGAFYAIGPELYPTSVRATGTGAGAAFGRIGSIIAPLVVPPLVAAGGPFLAFGLFAAAFAVACVAAFTLPEQRGVALR; translated from the coding sequence ATGCACGAACCTGCCTCCCCGGCGCTCACCCGCACCGAGCGCCTGGACCGCCTCCCCGTCACCGCGAAGCACCGCCGAGTCCTGTTCGGCTCGGGCATCGGATGGGCCCTCGACGCGATGGACGTCGGCCTCGTCTCCTTCGTCATCGCAGCCCTCGCGGTGCACTGGAACCTGGAGGCCACCACGACCTCGTGGATCGCCTCTGCCGGTTTCATCGGCATGGCGGTAGGCGCCTCGCTCGCCGGGCTTGCCGCCGACAAACTGGGCCGGCGCCACGTCTTCGCGCTGACGCTTGTGGTCTACGGCCTGGCCACCGGCGCCTCCGCGCTCGCCGGGTCCGTTGCGGTGCTTATCGCGCTGCGTTTCCTCACAGGCCTCGGGCTCGGCGGGGAGCTTCCCGTCGCCTCCACGCTGGTCAGCGAGTTTTCTCCGCGGCGCGTGCGCGGGCGCCTCGTCGTCGTGCTCGAAGCCTTCTGGGCGGTGGGCTGGATCCTGGCCGCGGTGATCGGCACGTTCGTCGTCTCGCAGGGAGAGAACGGCTGGCGGTGGGGCCTCGCCCTCGGCGCCGTCCCCGCGGCCTACGCCATCGTCGTTCGCCTCGGGCTGCCGGAATCCGTCCGCTTCCTGGAGTCAAAAGGGCGCCACGAGGAAGCCGAGGCCGTCGTCCGCTCCTTCGAGGAATCCGCCCCGCAGTCGCGTGACGACGCCCCGCCGCCCGCCCACCACGACGAGCCGCGCGGCGGCATCTGGGGCCCCGATCTGTGGCGCCGCACGCTGCCGTTTTGGGTGGTGTGGTTCTGCGTCTCGTTGTCCTACTACGGCGCCTTCACCTGGATCCCCTCGCTCCTCGTGGGCCAAGGCTTCACCCTCGTGAGGTCCTTCTCCTTCACCCTCGTGATTACCCTGGCGCAGCTCCCGGGCTACGCCGCCGCGGCCTGGCTCATCGAGCGCTGGGGCCGCCGCGTGACGCTGTCCGTCTTTCTCGCGGGTTCCGCTGTCGCAGCGTTCCTTTACGGCATGGCTGGTGCGCCCTGGCAGATCATCGCCGCGGGCTGCTTGCTTTCCTTTTTCAACCTGGGGGCGTGGGGCGCGTTCTATGCCATCGGGCCGGAGCTCTACCCAACCTCCGTGCGGGCCACGGGCACGGGGGCCGGCGCGGCGTTCGGGCGCATCGGCTCGATCATCGCTCCGCTGGTGGTCCCGCCGCTCGTCGCGGCGGGCGGGCCGTTCTTGGCCTTCGGGCTATTCGCGGCGGCTTTTGCGGTCGCGTGCGTCGCTGCTTTTACTCTTCCGGAGCAGCGCGGCGTAGCGCTGCGCTAA